The Panthera leo isolate Ple1 chromosome D4, P.leo_Ple1_pat1.1, whole genome shotgun sequence nucleotide sequence AGACCATTAGAAAGGAtctttggctatttttttaattttaattcatttttgtggaTAGTGTCTTCATAAGTGGAAGACAATAAATGCCTTCAATGCTTTCCAAAGATTTcgatatattttatgtgtatttttatcatTTGGATGCTTGAAAGTTAAGTATGTCATATTAAACAGTggttttataagaagaaattttaTCAATAAGTAAATGTACTATAGTGCTAAAAATGGGCTTGGGAATCATAAAGATAAGGATTTAAATCATACTTCTGTTATTTAACAACTATAAGATATTGAaaacagggtgttgtatggaagtattgaattcCTAAATTGCACAGCCaaaactagtattacactatatgttaactcactagaatttaaataagaactttaaaagaaGACAGTGATCATGGTACTTAACCCTTGAAATTTCAAACtaatttcctcattggtaaaatccATAATAACATTTGgcttattttgaagattaaatgataaaaattatatgaagcgCCTCACACTAGGACATCACAGGCAACTGTCTCTTCTCTTTGTAAGCTAAAATATCTTTCATGTGGCATATTAGTTGAATATTAGAGTTTATAAAATCTATATTGAGAGTTAGCAGGTCCATTCATTTTTGTACAGTAACAGTTGTCTTAATTGATATCTTTAGAAGACCTGGAGAGGATGATAGGACTGTTTCTTCTAATGATTTAGAGTACAGATAGTATGTATTTTACATTGAAAAATCTTAGTACTTTAACTATTAGGTTTTCAAGTAGCtaagttaataaaacaaaatgaaaaaattatagaaagttaAAAAGTTTCCTTCTAGAAAGTTAGAGGGCTTGACTTCTGGCTTGGATAAAAAGTCACAGACTTTCCTTAGGTCTCTTACAACACTAAAATAGTGCCCAGATGAAGTCCAAGGGCATTGAACCACAGAGTGGTTAATTCTTATAAAACACCAGGAGTTGGGAGAAGGGGATTAGAGGTTGGCTAGGATCCAGGCCAGTTCAGATCCTTTTCAAATAGGAATGTCATCTTCTAAACAATAATTCTGTGCTAGGCATTAACAGCCTGCATTCTCCTTTGATAACACATGATTAAGTCAAGAACTCAAGTCCCTTATCTTGGTGTAGCtcctaaaaacacaaaacactctTCTTTGGAAGCTTTTGAGAGTAGGGATTATAAATGCTCTCTGTCTACCAGTAACAGTGGGTTCCTTCTAATAATCTGATAGGACACACCAGTACAGCTCAGCCTCAATGTGTAGTTTCTAGGCACTTGAGGCAATAATTGTactacttaaattattttagcaTTCTTTATTCTGAGTTAGTCTTCCTAAAATAACTGGACACTTGCTttagtgtttttctcttttttaataatatgccttctttatctttatctattttaaaaactggggtAATTCAGAAGAATATGAGAAAGGTCTCTAAGGTAACCAttaatgttttgggttttccttTCCAGTCTTTCTATTCTGTCTAGGCTATCTTAGtttaagttttagttttgcaaaaaaaaaaaaagaaaaatgctgtagttttgtttctgtttccaacttaaacattttcacataatttaaatatcatttttgttttaatacaaagTTGTCACAAATGTCATATTAATAAGTGCATAATGCCCCATCAAATTAGTGTGCCATGATTCTTTAATAATTCCCCTGCCATGAGCTAAGAATGAAAAACTGTTTCAAAAGATAATATCCAGTAATGGCaaagattaataaaaatggaataatctaATATACATTTTGCATGGAAAGTCATTTTTTAGAAACTATCAAGAGtcttaaaagttttctttcccttgttccCAGGAAACTATTTTAGTGAAGtaagctaaaatgaagaaaagatttgTCACATTGCTATTAAACAAGAGTGTTTGTTGATTGCTTTCTAAAAGTCACACTAGCATTACAAGAGTAATGAAAGTAATTTCCTCTATACTGTCCGTTATCCTTCCCCCCACCCTAACCATTTGAAAGTGTTAAAGCACATTGGTGGTTTCTCTTATGTTgtaagggaaaatttttttacagCAATTATTTCTGAACTGTCAGGATACCAGATGTATACCATCATTATTTGCTACAAGTAATTTCCAAACGGAATCAACTTTTAGGAGATGTtcctagaaaataaaaggtatgtTTGACAGAATTCACAACACCCCTGAAACAATACATCCCAGACAACTGATGCTCCTTCAAAGTctctatcaaaattttattttcagattcagAGTAGGGTGATATATACATTTACAGTCAATCACATTCCTATCCTAATACCAAATAGAAATATATCCTGTCTTACCCAACCCTTCCTACTCTCTTTGTAATGTATGCCTGCAAAGCCTAGTCAGCTTGAATTGGAATAGAACCCTCCTTTCCATAGCCAAAAGACGTAAAAACATCATATTATGCTGATGAATATGTTTCTCCATTGTAAACTGCAGTCATCATAGAAAGCAGCATAACCTATTGTCAAATGACTATCACAGAGGGAAATGCCAAAGCCTAAACCATAAACACagccttgtttaattttttttaatgttcatttattttgagagagtgagagagtggggaaggggagagagaaaggagagagagaatccttagcaggctcttggctgtcagcacagagcctgacacagggctccatcccatgaactgtgaaataatgaccAGAGAGGAATCcaagagtaggaagcttaaccaactgagacattcAGGTGCCTCACACAGCCTTGATTAAAAACATtaactgggtgggggtggggggaatctaggtggctcagctggttgagcctccgactcttgatttccgctcaggtcatctcacaggtcatgagatggagccccagctcatgctctgcactaacagcgcaGATGGTGCCTtgaattctctatctccctctctcattccctgtctctccctctctctcactcaaaataaataaataaacattaaaaaaaaaacactaactaGAAACTCATCTATAggatcagtcttttttttccccctcagggTGTTTTTTAGTTAGGTAGAAAACCTTGAGAATGAAAAggtgttttcaaaattatgttctttgatttatttactgTCAGCTACTAACATCTACTCttcaaattttttcaaattaaagtaATTTGCTCCATGCTCTATGATGCACAACTCAGATGCTTGAGCTGATCTCAAATTCCTTTTTTGGAAACTATTGGCCCTAATCGCAAATTcaacaaatggaagagaaaggactTTAATATGGACAGAAACAAACAACAGTCTCTTCTGTATGTAGTTTGACTGCTTGTATATCTAAAATCTAAAGAATACAAAACTGAGTGCAATACACTCACACATATGTCTCAACTCCAAGTGTCACAGAATGTTCAGTTTTGCATTGTCTACTATTCGATTACAGTCCTACATACAAGGGAAGCAGTAGTGGCATTTTCTGCAATAGCATTGGGGAGAAATGGTCTAAAAGGCCTTGCTATTCATGTGAGTTCTGCagacagcaacagcagcagcatctgAGAACATGTTAACAAATCAATTAGATTTGAATCAGTTAGAATCAATTAGAATCAATTCAGACCTACTAATTTAGAATcctttagaggggtgcctgggtggctcagtcagttaagtgtccaacttcagctcaggtcatgatctcatggcttgtgggtttgagccccgcgtccggctctgtgctgacagctcagcctggagcctgcttcagattctgtgtctccctctctctatgcccctcccctgcttgtgttctgtctctctctctctcaaaaataaataaacattaaaagaaattttagaacCCTTCACAAATTTCCCTCATGTGATTAGTCTGTATACTAAAATTTGGAGGCACTCCACTAGACAGGTGGATTTTTTCCACATTGAActttagaatcatctggagaacATTATTTAAAAGATGTCTGATTCCCACTCCTTAGACAATTCACATAATTTGGAGAGGGCAATAGCATGTTGGTCAAAAGAGCAGGTGCTTATGTGGCTCAGGctcttaagcatccgactttggctcaagtcatgatttcctCATTCCTGGGTTCATGCCCCGCATCtggttctctgctgtcaccatAGGGCCCGGTGTGCAACCtccaactccctctctctctgccattcctccATTAGCAATCTCTCTAAACactgaataaactaaaaataaataaaagggcagGTGATATAAAGTCAGAAAATGCAGACTGGAAGAGTGGATCACTCACtgtgtttttatatacattttacctCTGTGAATTTCACTCGCCTCAGAGAATTATAGTGATGATAAAATGAGTaatatgtgtgaatatattaGTAAGTTATAAAACCCTGAACTAATAATATTGTTAATGACTTccatgaaataaaatcaaatacatagTTATTTTTAACAGATTAAGCATAAGCTTTCCAAAATGATGATATTCAAAGTGGAGTCTGTGGGtccaaagaacaggaaataataGATGTTTGTTCAGATGCAAATAGTTCTTCCCTGCCTCAGAACTGTGTATCACTATCTCAGGAAATGGAATACAAGAgcctatatttttaataagctatCAATGTAATTATTACATGTCTTCAATCCCTTCCTATATGTACCAGAAGAGAAATTCAAAACGCTAAACTCAGAGCTCTTAGCACCACTCCAGCTAGTGTGGACACActtggtgcccctcccccagtgatCTCTCACTGCACATGGTAATATGCACTGACGCATAATGCTCACATGGAGTTTTCTCTTCTGGATTACTCCAGGTATAGAAACATAAAATGGACAGGACGAACTGGACAGAGATTGAGTTCATTCTGCAGGGACTTCCTGAGTACCCCAAAGTGGAAAAACTCCTTTTCGTCATGTGCTTGATGATGTACCTGGTGATACTGCTGGGGAACAGCACCTTGATCATATTAATTCTCCTGGATTCCCGCCTCCATacgcccatgtacttcttccttggTAATCTTTCCCTCCTAGACATTTGTTACACGTCCTCCTTTACCCCCTCAGTGTTGATTCACTTCCTATCACAGAAAAAAACCATCTCCTTCCTTAGATGTGTTGTTCAGATGTCTGTCTCCTACACTATGGCATGCACAGAATGCGTGCTCTTAGCGGTGATGGCATATGACCGTTACGTGGCCATCTGTAACCCTCTGAGATACCCCATCATCATGAGCAAGGCACTTTGTATTCAGATGGCAGCCCTCTCCTGGGGAATGGGCTTTCTCAATTCACTGACAGAAACTATTCTTGCAATACGGTTGCCCTTTTGTGGAAAAAATGTCATTAACCACTTTGTTTGTGAAATAATGGCTTTTGTCAAGCTGGCTTGTGCAGATATTTCCTTGAATGAGATTGCTATAATGTTGGGcaatgtaatatttttgtatattccaTTATTGTTAATTTGCATCTCCTACATTTTCATCCTATCTACTGTACTAAAAATGAattcagcagaaggaagaaaaaaagctttttctaCCTGTTCAGCCCACTTAACAGTAGTGACCATGTTTTATGGGACACTCCTCTTCATATATATGAAGCCAAAGTCCAAAGACTCTGCTATTGACAAATTGATTGCTCTGTTCTATGGAGTAGTCACTCCCATGCTCAATCCTATCATCTATAGCCTGAGGAACACAGAGGTGCTTGGAGCTTTGAGAAAATTGATGAGTAGACACTGGTTCTGGAGAAAAGGATGAAAAACTTACATCTTCGAGTTCATGCACCAAATAAACTCATATATTTGAGgaaaaggcttttatttaaaacatagcaaaagaaataaagattgtaTGTAGGATCACAGAATTTAGGAGTTGGAAAGAAATTTCAAGATAATTATCTAGCTTTCCCTTTTTATGAAAATGACTGTTACAAAAATGTAGACACAACTAGTATAAGTACTAAGAGTAAAAtttaaggaataagaaaaaagatgtaaTTAAATGTTTCCAGGAAAATCCAGTACAGATTCTCTTCAACTGATGGAGTtatgtcctgataaacccatcaaaatttgaaaatatcattagTCAAAAATGCCTTTAATACACCTAATctactgaacatcatagcttacCTTGAAAATGTGCAAATGCTTACATTAGCCTATAGTTGGTCAAAACCATCTCATACAAAGCCTATTTGCAATAGAGTGTTGAATATTTCCTATAACGTATTGAGCACTGTACTGaaattgaaaaacagaatggttgtatgggtaTGAAACAGTTGAGTGTATCAGTTGTTTATTCTTGTGATCATGTGGCTCAGACTGGAAGCTGGGGCCACTGCCACTGCCTAGCGCAACAAGAATATCATACCACATGTTactagcccaggaaaagaccacaatttaaattttaaagtgtggtttctactgaatgcatatcactTTCACATCATCATGAAGTTGAAATATCCTATGTCAAACCATTTTAATGTATGGACCATCTGCATGTATGTCTGCTGAAcaagtaaaatatgtatttttcagttcccTTTTGAGAGAACTACTcgaatttttgtgtttgtttgtctgtttgtttgttactgctttttattttacccaAGGACTTGACCTGACTCCAACCTAATTTTTCAGGTAcatatttccccttctttccctcctcatgTTTCTCCCATGTTTGCACATGCTGTGCTACATTCACTATTACTTCTCCAATTATATCATGTTCTTTACACCTAAAGAAAACAGCATATGCCACTGCATCTCCATCCTCACATTTCTCTTTCTATGGTAACAGCCTAGCAATCTTATTAAGCACAATTCAAGTGTGAGATCTTCTACAAACCTTCCAAAGTTTGCCCGCTTACTTATTCCCTCCTTTATGCTGTCCTGAACTTTATCTGTTATggctattttccttttatactataatcatttgttcatttctgaaATCCACCCAATGGCAGAACTCACTGTTCTCTGTATGAAGTCTAATGTCAAATAAAGTTAAACAGTAGGCAGTAACTAATtacttatttaacattttgaaataatagtaaaatatagtCTAAGTACTTGATTTAATACAGGGATATAAGAGAACttgaatttatgtattatttcattgacTAAATAACACATCAAAAAGTTATGGATAAAATATCAGCTAATattaaatgtacagaaatgtaagggaagataaaagaaagataaatatactcAAGAGGtcatttgtggggtgcctgggtggctcagttggttgggtgtccaacttcggctcaggtcatgatctcacagctcctgggttcaagccctgcgctgggctctgtgctgacagctcagagcctggagcctgcttcggattctgtgtctccctctctctctgcccctcccctgctcacactctgtctctctctctctctctcaaaaataaataaacattaaaaaagaagtcatttggTCTGGGTAAGGCAAAAGTCCTATCAGTGTATACTTATTCTGTAATGAGCAACTGCTGAAAAAAATATCTATCAATTGTATAAACACTTCTTAAGGAATACTGAGAATTGCACTCTATCAAAAgcaataatcttattttaaatatttcctttcaaagAAATGCCCTTGAAATTGCTAGCAAATAAtaattgtacttttattttttatgtgattaCCTAACATCTATTTGTATGTAATACAGGTGAGTTGCCTGGTACAGTCCCACAGCCTGAGCTGGATGAGGACAGTGGCTCTGCTCAAGGGCCACCCAGCAAAGGTTTCAACAACCCAATAGAGTTCAGAAAGGAATCCCTGCTTGTTCTGCCCAGCAGGATGTTTGGGGCCTGATGGAATAAGTAAAAGGTCAACATGAAAGGGAGGCCCAGTTCAGGTAGTCAGAACCCAGTAGAATCAAAAGGACACCCATATATGGAATGACTCAGCTCAGactgtcagagaaagagggagagacagagagagaaagagataactTGGGGTATTTTATGCTTATATCCCTAAACActaccagagtgataggctagacTTGTAACACACTCATAGATGTTTCTCAATACATTGAAATCATAGGtagattcaaatattttttaatttttatttatctgagggagagagacagaaaaagagagagggagagagactgtcagtaggggagggacagagcgaaagggagacacagaatctaaagcaggctccaggctctgagctgtcagcatagaacctaacacgggctcgaactcacaaaccagagatcatgacctaagccgaagtgggatgcttaactgactgagccacacaggcaccctgaaatCACAGGCAAATTCAAACTAACTGAAACTAGAGtctagcaagaaaaaaaaaa carries:
- the LOC122204424 gene encoding olfactory receptor 13C7-like produces the protein MDRTNWTEIEFILQGLPEYPKVEKLLFVMCLMMYLVILLGNSTLIILILLDSRLHTPMYFFLGNLSLLDICYTSSFTPSVLIHFLSQKKTISFLRCVVQMSVSYTMACTECVLLAVMAYDRYVAICNPLRYPIIMSKALCIQMAALSWGMGFLNSLTETILAIRLPFCGKNVINHFVCEIMAFVKLACADISLNEIAIMLGNVIFLYIPLLLICISYIFILSTVLKMNSAEGRKKAFSTCSAHLTVVTMFYGTLLFIYMKPKSKDSAIDKLIALFYGVVTPMLNPIIYSLRNTEVLGALRKLMSRHWFWRKG